One Clostridium sp. CM027 genomic window carries:
- the eutA gene encoding ethanolamine ammonia-lyase reactivating factor EutA, whose translation MREEIISVGIDIGTSTTQLVFSKIIIENLASNFSIPRISIVDKEIIYRSEIYFTPLKSQKEIDGEKVREIVKREYLAAGIAPSDVITGAVIITGETARKQNANDVLQKLSGLAGEFVVATAGPDLESIISAKGAGADKISEDEESTVVNLDIGGGTTNIAVFKEGKLLDTGCLDIGGRLIKIDKSSGKVLYIAEKIKELAKLNHVSIEEGQKPTFEALNIIVDEMVKLLEESVNIREKSSFYERILTNKGIRSDIAIDYITFSGGVADYVCNLEPEEMFKYGDIGILLGQAISKSKLCTKIVVKKSIETIRATVVGAGSHTTEISGSTITYTEDKFPIKNLPILKLSEDEENSGHENMVKVIKEKLKWFTLENELQPVAIAIKGKLNPSFVEVQKLAETLLLGMEEILKGDFPTVLVVENDIAKVLGQTLYRQLNFKKEVVCIDTINVENGDYIDIGKPLANGRVVPVIIKTLIFNS comes from the coding sequence ATGAGAGAAGAAATTATAAGTGTTGGTATAGACATTGGTACTTCGACAACACAACTTGTATTTAGCAAGATAATTATAGAAAATTTGGCCTCAAATTTCTCTATACCTAGAATATCCATTGTGGATAAGGAAATTATATATAGAAGTGAAATATACTTCACACCACTTAAATCACAAAAGGAGATAGATGGTGAAAAGGTTCGCGAAATAGTAAAAAGAGAGTACCTTGCAGCAGGAATAGCGCCCTCAGATGTTATAACTGGGGCGGTTATAATAACAGGTGAAACTGCTAGAAAGCAAAATGCTAATGATGTTTTGCAAAAATTAAGTGGACTTGCAGGAGAGTTTGTTGTAGCTACTGCAGGACCTGATTTAGAATCAATAATCTCAGCAAAAGGTGCAGGAGCAGATAAAATTTCTGAGGATGAAGAGTCTACTGTAGTTAACTTGGATATTGGTGGAGGAACTACTAATATAGCAGTCTTCAAAGAAGGAAAACTTTTAGATACAGGATGTTTAGATATAGGTGGAAGACTTATTAAAATTGATAAGTCTTCGGGCAAAGTTCTATATATTGCGGAGAAGATAAAGGAATTAGCTAAGTTAAATCATGTTTCTATAGAAGAGGGGCAGAAGCCAACCTTTGAGGCTTTGAATATTATAGTCGATGAAATGGTTAAACTTTTAGAGGAAAGTGTGAATATAAGAGAAAAGAGCAGCTTCTATGAAAGAATACTTACCAATAAGGGAATTAGAAGCGATATAGCAATAGATTACATTACCTTTTCTGGAGGAGTTGCTGATTATGTTTGCAATCTGGAACCTGAAGAAATGTTTAAGTATGGAGATATAGGTATATTACTTGGTCAAGCTATTAGTAAGTCAAAGTTATGTACTAAAATTGTGGTTAAAAAATCTATAGAGACCATAAGGGCTACGGTGGTAGGAGCTGGTTCTCACACCACAGAAATTAGCGGCAGTACAATAACATATACAGAGGATAAGTTTCCTATTAAAAACCTTCCAATACTAAAACTTTCAGAGGATGAAGAAAATTCAGGTCATGAAAACATGGTTAAGGTTATAAAGGAAAAACTTAAGTGGTTTACATTAGAGAATGAGCTTCAACCCGTGGCTATAGCCATAAAAGGAAAGTTGAATCCTAGCTTTGTAGAGGTGCAAAAACTAGCGGAGACTTTGCTTTTGGGAATGGAAGAGATTTTGAAAGGTGATTTTCCAACTGTTTTAGTAGTTGAAAATGATATAGCTAAAGTCTTGGGACAAACTTTATATAGACAGCTTAATTTCAAAAAAGAAGTTGTGTGTATTGACACTATAAACGTCGAAAATGGCGATTACATAGACATAGGTAAACCTCTAGCAAATGGTAGGGTTGTACCAGTAATAATTAAAACACTAATATTTAATTCATAA